A window of Rhinatrema bivittatum chromosome 2, aRhiBiv1.1, whole genome shotgun sequence contains these coding sequences:
- the KDELR3 gene encoding ER lumen protein-retaining receptor 3, with protein MNVFRILGDVSHLLAMLILMAKMWKTKSCAGISGKSQLLFALVFSTRYLDLFTILISIYNTVMKVIYLLCSYFTIYLIYGKFRNTYNSENDTFRLEFLLIPVVGLSFLENYEFAPMEILWTFSIYLESVAILPQLFMISKTGEAETITTHYLFFLGLYRALYIANWIWRYHTENFYDQIAVVAGIVQTIFYCDFFYLYVTKVLKGKKLSLPMPV; from the exons ATGAACGTGTTCCGGATCCTGGGGGATGTGTCCCACTTACTAGCCATGCTCATCTTGATGGCCAAAATGTGGAAGACCAAGTCTTGCGCTG GAATCTCAGGGAAGAGCCAGCTTCTCTTTGCTCTGGTCTTCAGCACCCGCTATCTCGACTTGTTCACCATCTTGATATCGATCTACAATACCGTAATGAAG gtcatttatTTGCTGTGCAGTTACTTTACTATCTATCTGATCTATGGAAAGTTTCGCAACACGTACAACAGTGAGAATGACACCTTCCGCCTGGAGTTCCTGCTCATCCCTGTTGTTGGGCTCTCTTTTCTGGAGAATTACGAGTTTGCCCCTATGGAG ATCCTGTGGACCTTCTCGATTTACTTGGAATCGGTGGCCATCTTGCCTCAGCTGTTCATGATCAGTAAGACGGGTGAAGCTGAGACCATCACCACCCATTATTTGTTCTTTTTGGGTTTGTATCGAGCTCTCTACATTGCAAACTGGATTTGGCGCTATCACACGGAGAACTTCTATGATCAGATTGCCGTTGTAGCTGGAATAGTGCAGACTATCTTCTACTGCGACTTCTTCTATCTCTACGTtacaaaag ttctcaaagggaagaAACTCAGCCTCCCGATGCCTGTCTAA